A region from the Natronomonas salsuginis genome encodes:
- a CDS encoding universal stress protein, translated as MHILFPFRVAPSGEGALRYLVETYGDDPSVTVTAIHFTDRDPDPPADVATKEIESKSDKHAFEVETVVKRLSKETKASVRDGIIAETNARDSDLVVLGHELSSFFDRARGKRVEDRLLEECRVPVTIVPKP; from the coding sequence GTGCACATTCTCTTTCCATTTCGCGTCGCGCCGTCCGGCGAGGGCGCGCTCCGATACCTCGTGGAGACGTACGGCGACGATCCGTCGGTGACGGTCACCGCGATCCACTTCACCGACCGGGATCCGGATCCACCCGCGGACGTCGCGACCAAGGAGATCGAATCGAAGAGCGACAAACACGCGTTCGAGGTCGAGACGGTGGTGAAACGGTTGTCGAAGGAGACGAAAGCGAGCGTCCGCGACGGCATCATCGCCGAGACGAACGCCAGAGACTCCGATCTGGTCGTGCTCGGACACGAACTGTCGTCGTTTTTCGACCGGGCGCGGGGAAAGCGGGTCGAGGATCGACTGCTCGAGGAGTGTCGAGTGCCCGTGACGATCGTTCCGAAGCCGTAG
- a CDS encoding DUF7342 family protein, whose product MTTDTTDDASGSMTRGERIRAAARTLRTPRSASWVADETEVSMKTAQKYLDQLVQDNVLRRIEQGGQTLYCVDQLMATYREVASLQREHDRESLTDALESMRNKITEWNATYDVETPGELRGSIADLEGADEIARRREISSEWEHLADRIPVVQAALNEYDWADERDSLPA is encoded by the coding sequence ATGACCACGGACACAACCGACGACGCAAGTGGGTCGATGACTCGTGGCGAACGGATTCGGGCCGCTGCCCGAACGCTTCGAACCCCGCGAAGTGCTTCATGGGTCGCCGACGAAACCGAGGTATCGATGAAGACTGCCCAGAAGTACCTCGACCAACTCGTCCAGGACAACGTCCTCCGACGCATCGAACAAGGTGGACAAACCCTCTACTGTGTCGACCAGTTGATGGCCACCTACCGTGAGGTCGCCTCCCTCCAACGGGAGCACGACCGCGAATCGCTCACCGATGCCCTCGAATCGATGCGCAACAAAATCACCGAGTGGAACGCCACCTACGACGTCGAGACGCCGGGAGAACTCCGCGGCAGTATCGCCGACCTCGAAGGTGCCGACGAAATCGCACGGCGGCGGGAGATATCCAGCGAGTGGGAACACCTCGCCGACCGCATCCCCGTCGTTCAGGCAGCGCTCAACGAATACGACTGGGCCGACGAACGCGACAGCCTCCCCGCCTAG
- a CDS encoding ATP-binding protein, which translates to MVDGVGIPDDGKEMLNDSERRYEGRSGIGTGLYLATSVLEQVDGEISFADDYPRGTEVTVGLHPVTESE; encoded by the coding sequence ATGGTTGATGGCGTCGGAATTCCCGACGACGGAAAGGAGATGCTCAACGATTCCGAGAGGCGCTATGAGGGTCGCTCCGGGATTGGGACAGGGCTGTACCTCGCGACGTCCGTGCTCGAACAGGTCGACGGCGAGATCTCGTTCGCTGACGATTACCCCCGCGGAACGGAAGTGACCGTGGGGCTTCATCCAGTGACGGAATCCGAGTAG